The following coding sequences lie in one Arthrobacter sp. SLBN-122 genomic window:
- the glgA gene encoding glycogen synthase, protein MRIDIVTKEFPPEIYGGAGVHVAELSRVLSKHVDLQVRAFGAPRDADYHGATVTSYQVPGDLGGANAAVQTLGVDLRIVPDVQGADVVHSHTWYANMAGHLASLLHGIPHVLSAHSLEPLRPWKAEQLGGGYALSSWVEKTAYEAAAAIIAVSEGMRQDILRSYPNVDPAKVRVVHNGIDVELWQRDENDDAVRALGIDPAKPSVVFVGRNTRQKGVPYLLRAAAKLPADVQLVLCLGAADTPELAAETAALIEDLQKQRTGVVLIERMLPRHELIQVLSHATAFACPSIYEPLGIVNLEAMACGAAVVASATGGIPEVVEHGRTGLLVDLEQVTDGTGTPLDPEKFVKEFAAALTEVVSDPERARAMGQAGRERAEKHFSWESITETTLEVYRSVLPAQS, encoded by the coding sequence GTGCGAATAGACATTGTGACTAAAGAGTTCCCGCCGGAGATCTACGGTGGCGCCGGGGTGCATGTAGCCGAATTGAGCAGGGTGCTTAGTAAGCACGTTGACCTGCAGGTTCGTGCGTTCGGGGCTCCCCGTGATGCCGACTACCACGGCGCCACGGTAACGTCCTACCAGGTCCCCGGGGACCTCGGCGGGGCCAACGCGGCGGTCCAGACCCTCGGCGTGGACCTCCGCATTGTGCCGGATGTGCAGGGCGCGGACGTGGTCCACTCGCATACCTGGTACGCCAACATGGCCGGACACCTGGCCTCCCTGCTGCACGGAATCCCGCACGTACTCAGCGCCCACAGCCTTGAACCGCTGCGGCCCTGGAAGGCCGAGCAGCTGGGCGGTGGCTACGCCCTTTCCTCCTGGGTGGAGAAGACGGCTTACGAAGCCGCTGCCGCGATCATCGCCGTGTCCGAGGGCATGCGCCAGGACATCCTGCGCAGCTACCCCAACGTGGACCCTGCAAAGGTCCGGGTGGTCCACAACGGCATCGACGTGGAGCTCTGGCAGCGTGACGAGAACGACGACGCCGTCCGTGCCCTTGGCATCGACCCCGCCAAGCCAAGCGTGGTCTTTGTGGGAAGAAACACACGCCAGAAGGGCGTCCCCTACCTTCTGCGGGCGGCCGCGAAACTGCCCGCCGACGTCCAGCTGGTCCTGTGCCTGGGCGCAGCGGACACCCCGGAACTGGCAGCCGAAACCGCTGCCCTCATCGAGGACCTGCAGAAGCAGCGCACGGGCGTTGTCCTGATCGAACGGATGCTGCCGCGCCATGAGCTGATCCAGGTGCTCAGCCATGCCACCGCCTTCGCCTGCCCCTCCATCTACGAGCCGCTGGGCATCGTCAACCTTGAGGCCATGGCCTGCGGGGCGGCGGTGGTGGCGAGCGCCACCGGCGGTATCCCCGAGGTGGTTGAGCACGGCCGCACCGGGCTGCTGGTGGACCTGGAGCAGGTCACGGACGGCACCGGCACGCCCCTGGACCCTGAAAAGTTCGTCAAGGAGTTCGCTGCGGCCCTCACGGAGGTGGTGTCCGATCCCGAGCGGGCCCGCGCCATGGGGCAGGCCGGCCGGGAGCGGGCCGAGAAGCACTTCTCCTGGGAGTCGATTACGGAAACCACCCTCGAGGTGTACCGCTCGGTGCTGCCGGCACAGAGCTGA